Genomic window (Candidatus Methylomirabilis sp.):
GGTGGTTCATCTACGCGTACTCAAAAAAGCCGTCAGCAATTAGGGGCTAGGGGTTTAGGCGGAAGACTGAACTAACCTAAAAACCTTCAGCCTTCAGTCTGTCTACCTGTAGTGCTGATCGCTTCTCCACTCAGAGCTCCACTTCGATATCCGAGCCGTTTACACGACTCCGGTAGTAAGATACTGATACCTCCGCGGGAGGCCTCACCACCTCTCCGTTCGTCACGTTGAATTGAGCCCCGTGCCACGGGCACGTCACAATGTTCCCTTCAACCTCGCCTTCAGAAAGAGGGCCGCCTTCATGGGTACAGGTATCATCGATAGCATGGTAGCTCCCACCAATCTCAAAGAGGGCAATGGTCTTACCGTCGACCTCCACTTTCTTAGTCTGTCCGGGGCCCAACTCGCCGGTTGTTGCTACCTTCACAAAACTTGCCATCTGCTGACCCCTCTCGCCTCATACCTCAGAAGCAGGGTAGAGGGTTTGGGGTACAGGGTAAGGGATAGAACGTTGGCTAACCCCTACACCCTCTACCCTCAACCCCGCCCCTACGTACCCCGCCGGCTAGTGCTTTGGGGGATACTTCTTGTAATAGAGGTTGGCGACGCTCCCTTCCTCTTCCTTCTGAGCTTCCCACGCCGCTCGCTGCACCGCCACCGGCAGGGTATGTCCATCCTTACATGCATCGGCGTTCATCTGGGTGAAATGTTGCCACTTCTCCGGTACTTGGCTCGCTTCAAAGATCGCGGCAACCGGGCACTCCGGCTCGCAGGCGGCGCAATCGATGCACTCCTCCGGGTGAATAAACAGCAGTTCCTCACCCTCGTAGAAGCACTCCACCGGACAGACATCTACACACGCATGGTCTTTGGTGCCGATACATGGATCGGCGACAACGTACGCCATCGTTCTTCTCCTCGTTGGTTAAGTGGTTTGGGTTGACTGACGCTCTCATGCACGCACGAACCTACTGCTACAAGAAGCCAAGCTGAAGCTTGGCGGCTTCGGACAGCCTCGATGAATCCCATGGTGGATCCCAGACCACCTCGACCTGGGCATCCGTTACGCCAGGAACGCACCGTACCTTCACCTCGACCCCCGCCGGCAGTTCCGCTGCGGCCGGACAATGAGGCGACGTAAGGGTCATCACCACTCTGGCCAGGCCTGAGGGCTCCACCTTCACCTCATAGATCAGCCCCAGATCGTAGATGTTGACAGGAATCTCGGGATCATAACAGGTGCGCAGGGCCTCGATGACCTCTGCCTCAATCTCACTCGTATCTACAGACGGGCTTTCCATGAGACCTCCTGCCTGAGACCAGCTCTTATGGCTCGCGTAGTACCAGACACTTCCTTACACATTCCGTTCGCCCTGAGCCTGTCGAAAAGCAACTTTGCCGTTCCTGCTTCGACAGGCTCAGGGCGAACGGTCAAAGTGAGCAGTGTTGGCCTTGACGAAACATCCTATTCCGTCGAGGCGATCTGTTCTTTCCCCTCCAGCGCGGCATGCAGGGTATGCCAAGGCAAGGTCGCGCACTTGACCCGAACCGGGAACTCTCGCACGCCCGCAAAAGCGGCCAGCTTCCCCACGACGAGTGGATCAGCCACGACGCTCAGATCGGCCGTGACCATTTTATGAAAGGTCTCAAAAAGGCCCTCGGCTTCTGCTGTCGTCTTTCCCTTCACCGTTGCAGTCATCACTGACGCAGACGCTTTCGAAATCGCGCAGCCCGAGCCCTGAAAGGCGATATCCTTGATCACATCATCCTCGACAAGCACGTACACCCTGATCTGATCGCCGCACAGCGGATTATAACCGTCCGCGGCGCGATTCGCGCCTTCCAGCTTCTGAAAATTCCTTGGCCGCTTATTATGGTCAAGGATGACCTCCTGGTAGAGCTCGCGCAGGTCCGACATCAGCCGAACAGTTCGGTAACCTTGTGGATCGCCTTCACCAGCGCATCGATCTCGTCTCGCGTATTGTAGAACGCGACTGACGCCC
Coding sequences:
- a CDS encoding iron-sulfur cluster assembly protein; translated protein: MESPSVDTSEIEAEVIEALRTCYDPEIPVNIYDLGLIYEVKVEPSGLARVVMTLTSPHCPAAAELPAGVEVKVRCVPGVTDAQVEVVWDPPWDSSRLSEAAKLQLGFL
- a CDS encoding ferredoxin family protein, with amino-acid sequence MAYVVADPCIGTKDHACVDVCPVECFYEGEELLFIHPEECIDCAACEPECPVAAIFEASQVPEKWQHFTQMNADACKDGHTLPVAVQRAAWEAQKEEEGSVANLYYKKYPPKH
- the sufU gene encoding Fe-S cluster assembly sulfur transfer protein SufU: MSDLRELYQEVILDHNKRPRNFQKLEGANRAADGYNPLCGDQIRVYVLVEDDVIKDIAFQGSGCAISKASASVMTATVKGKTTAEAEGLFETFHKMVTADLSVVADPLVVGKLAAFAGVREFPVRVKCATLPWHTLHAALEGKEQIASTE
- a CDS encoding non-heme iron oxygenase ferredoxin subunit: MASFVKVATTGELGPGQTKKVEVDGKTIALFEIGGSYHAIDDTCTHEGGPLSEGEVEGNIVTCPWHGAQFNVTNGEVVRPPAEVSVSYYRSRVNGSDIEVEL